AGCCAGTTTACCGAGCCTGTAGAGCCACTTGGTCGGAAAAACAGATACGGGTATAAGTCGTAGTGCCAAAATACAAACAGAAACGATACTTCCCGCCACGGTCAGGCTGCACAGAATTTCAAAAAAGATGTTCATCATCTGCACCTACTTTTCCGAAAGCCATTTTTTCAGTTCTGAAATGTCATCGTCTGAAAGCTTGTCGCCATCATACATGGCCGAAACCAAATTCTTGACTGAACCTTGATAAAGTCCATCAAGAACATGCTGCGTTTCCTGTAGTTTGTAATCTTCGGGCTGTAGAAGAGGTACATAATCATTGGTTCGTCCACGTCTCGTGACGGTAAGTGCGCCTTTATCCACCAACCGTGACAAAAAAGTAGACATAGTCTGCGCTTTCCACGCTTTCCCTTTCTCAGCGAATATGTCTAATAGCTCTGTTGAGGTGACGGGTGGGTCGCATGACCATATAACGACCATTAACTCCATTTCTGTTTCGGATAATTTTTGAATCTGGTTCACCGTGAACACTCCTTAACATCGTTATGCGTCCATAACGATCGTATTACTACACTACGTAGTACGTATAAACTACTACATGTTGTAGTGGATAGTCAAGTTATCCTGATAGATGATTGCCAAACCATGTTATAATATAGGTCATTAATAGAAGAACGATGTAGGAGTGAATGATCATTACAGCATATCAATTACCTGCTCTCTATGAGCAGAAACGAGTTTCAATGCAAGAGATGGAAGAGATTGTACGCCTGTTGGCCCAAACCCCGCTACTATATGATGATGGACAGAGCATTCAGGTTCAGGACTATCTGGGAGGCTTGGAGGTCGAACTTGAGCATGAGGTACGTCGCGCAGTGGCCCAGTTGTATGAACTGGCTGTTCAGGCTTGCCGGGTCTTCGTTGATCCTTTCGCGTACGAGCAGTTTCAGGATGTGCTTGGGTTACAGGCGGAGTTGTGGCAGGAGGAAGTGCTTACTCTTGCGAAGTGGATGGACTGGCTGAAGCAGATCAGTGAAGGAAAGAGAGCGCTGCCAGAGTACAACTTTACAGCCATGCTTGGCAACTTGCCAGACGGATTCATGATTCATGACTTTTATGATGAACTCCGATATCAACTGGAACAAAACCCTGCAAACGCATGGGCTATCGAAGAGCGGGATCGCTTATACACGGCGCTGGGTGCGAATTAAATCAAACCAACGGGTCACCAGCGGTGTTTAATCTAATATCTGTATTTTGCATGTATAGAAACAATTTGATCTATTTATTGCGAAATCTTTACCCAGTATGGGAAATGAGGGGATACCGTGAAGAAGGTTGTCTTAGCTGGTGGAACGGGTTTTGTTGGACAGGATTTTGCCCAAAGGTTCAGGAAGCTGGGTTATGAGGTGTTAATTATCTCGCGTCAGCCCGGTCATATTGCCTGGGAGGATCGTGCAAGGATCATAGAGGCACTGGAAGAAGCAGAGATGTTGATTAACCTGGCAGGTAAATCGGTGAATTGCCGTTATACGGATGAGAATCGCAAAGTCATTCTGGAATCCAGAACGCGTACAACGCGTATTCTCGGCGATGCCGTCCTGGCTTGTAATCATCCTCCCGAACTATGGATTAATTCGAGTACGGCGACCATATACAGACATGCTGAAGATCGTCCCATGACGGAAAAAGAAGGCGAGATTGGCTCTGGCTTCTCAGTGGACGTTGCCAAAGCTTGGGAACAGGCTTTCTTTGAATTCAGTCTGCCGTCTACGCGTCAGATTGCACTGCGGATTGCGATTGTGCTGGGCGAGGGCGGCGTGATGGTGCCCATGACAAATCTCGTTCGTTTTGGACTGGGAGGATCGCAAGGTGCAGGAACACAGCAGTTCAGCTGGATTCATATCGAGGATCTCTTCCGTATGGTAATTTATCTGCAAGAGCATCCACACTTGAATGGTGTGTTCAATGCGTCCTCTCCGCATCCGGTGACGAATCGGGAGCTAATGGCGCGTCTGAGAGAACAGATGGGTGTTCGGATCGGGCTGCCCTCTCCTCGCTGGATGCTTGAACTGGGTGCACGCTTCATTCAGACCGAGACGGAATTGGTTCTCAAAAGTCGTTGGGTCATTCCTGAACGATTGGAGAGGGAAGGATTTACTTTCACATACGGTACACTAGATACCGCTCTTGCCGAGATTCTGAATAAGAAGAAATGACAACACAGTATAAATAATAAAACACAACAGCAAGGGCAGAGGCATCTGCCCTTTATTATATATTTCAAGGCTTCTATCAGATGGCGTTTCGCCATTTGAGGTTAAGGACTCATTTCATAATCAGTCAGATGAACAGAAAGAGGTTGGGGAAATGCAACTTAGAAGAGTACGGATTGCGGGAACAGGGAAGTACCTGCCTGAACAGGAGATCACCGATGAGGAACTGGATCGCCGCTTGGGGGTGCCTGCGGGCTGGGTTAGCAAAGCCACAGGTGTAGGTGTACGCCATTATGCTTCGGGTGAAGAAACCTCGTCCTACATGGGTGCCAAGGCGGCCGAAGCTGCACTTGCGGATGCAGGATTACAATTCAGTGATATCGACTGCCTGGTGTGTACCAGTGGCACGAAGGAACAACCGTTGCCAAGTACGGCGGTATTTATCCAGCAGGCCATGGGGCAGCAAGATTCAGGCGTACCTGCTTTTGATATGGATGCAACCTGTCTGAGTTTCCTCAACGGACTCGATGTGATCTCCTATATGGTAGACGCCGGACGTTACCAGCGAGTACTGCTCGTAGCCACCGAGATTGCCTCAGCGGGACTAAATTGGTCTGATAAAGAGAGTGCGGCCCTGTTCGGAGATGGAGCGGCCGCCGTTATTATTGAACGCTCGCCTGAAGGGTCATCCTCACAGATTGTGCATGCTTCCCTTCGAACCTACAGCCGAGGTGCTCGCTTCTCGGAGATAGCAGGTGGAGGTACACGGCTGCATGCTTCAAATTATAATGCAGATCAGCCTGAACCTTACCTGTTTCATATGGATGGACAGGCCATCTTCCGGATGGCTTCCAGACTTTTGCCCGAATTCATTAGTGATATGTTGCAGGCTACCGGGAATCAGATGGAGGATTTCCGATTGGTGATTCCCCATCAGGGGAGTGCCATGGCGATGAGACTGATCCGTAAGAAGCTTGGCATTGCTGAAGATCGGTTTATGGACATCACACGAAATCACGGCAATACAATTGCGGCATCGATCCCGATGGGTCTGCATGAAGCGATTAGACAACAGCGTATTCAGCGGGGAGATCGGGTGTTGATGATTGGCACGGCTGCCGGATTATCATTGGGAGGACTCATTTTTGACTACTAGATCTGGGGAAACCGGACATCGTACAGCTGCTTCTCTTCGTGTGCTGCTTACAGGTGGAAGGGCTCCCGTTACGCTCGATCT
The window above is part of the Paenibacillus sp. 1781tsa1 genome. Proteins encoded here:
- a CDS encoding BlaI/MecI/CopY family transcriptional regulator, which translates into the protein MNQIQKLSETEMELMVVIWSCDPPVTSTELLDIFAEKGKAWKAQTMSTFLSRLVDKGALTVTRRGRTNDYVPLLQPEDYKLQETQHVLDGLYQGSVKNLVSAMYDGDKLSDDDISELKKWLSEK
- a CDS encoding TIGR01777 family oxidoreductase; the encoded protein is MKKVVLAGGTGFVGQDFAQRFRKLGYEVLIISRQPGHIAWEDRARIIEALEEAEMLINLAGKSVNCRYTDENRKVILESRTRTTRILGDAVLACNHPPELWINSSTATIYRHAEDRPMTEKEGEIGSGFSVDVAKAWEQAFFEFSLPSTRQIALRIAIVLGEGGVMVPMTNLVRFGLGGSQGAGTQQFSWIHIEDLFRMVIYLQEHPHLNGVFNASSPHPVTNRELMARLREQMGVRIGLPSPRWMLELGARFIQTETELVLKSRWVIPERLEREGFTFTYGTLDTALAEILNKKK
- a CDS encoding beta-ketoacyl-ACP synthase III codes for the protein MQLRRVRIAGTGKYLPEQEITDEELDRRLGVPAGWVSKATGVGVRHYASGEETSSYMGAKAAEAALADAGLQFSDIDCLVCTSGTKEQPLPSTAVFIQQAMGQQDSGVPAFDMDATCLSFLNGLDVISYMVDAGRYQRVLLVATEIASAGLNWSDKESAALFGDGAAAVIIERSPEGSSSQIVHASLRTYSRGARFSEIAGGGTRLHASNYNADQPEPYLFHMDGQAIFRMASRLLPEFISDMLQATGNQMEDFRLVIPHQGSAMAMRLIRKKLGIAEDRFMDITRNHGNTIAASIPMGLHEAIRQQRIQRGDRVLMIGTAAGLSLGGLIFDY